From the genome of Danio aesculapii chromosome 16, fDanAes4.1, whole genome shotgun sequence, one region includes:
- the opn9 gene encoding opsin 9 yields the protein MSKRVNGSWMGSVSVPSSIPHAFRSQLSPSADLSIAVFLIITGVVSVIGNGLVLLVYGQRRKKLRAHEMMTINLAVCDFGYSLLGAPCIVISSLSHAWIFGETGCIWYGVQGFVFGIGSLITTCLISLDRCFKICSFRYGQWVERKHASLSVALVWIYTLFWASLPMFGFGSYGPEPFGTSCTINWWRMKSSLTDRVYIFLILSLCFGVPTLIIIASYLAILIRVYWSSRILASIPSSTVTHNSKDLRLTKIAAVVCSSFLIAWTPYAIVSLYSAVMAREEQPVEDGGTAIPGGIAGTGIGHGGGFPDVFAFPFLINWTSSEQFGDVFGSWRNMTSSHSHSIGHHGSNVHGSGHGGTGGHHSLSESILKPEFSLIPAIFAKSHCMINPFIYQIMNRDFREDVYDLLCIRGKDGERRRTRSTDGSDSDGHRGSVTLSYIHSWRRRSTSTSQPSEKCVKKESSRKSRGKRGSCQDNTSVGWATLDTATLDTQVNLEREKGKEVEIEAQKDFKESPSSSLLTVKE from the exons ATGTCTAAAAGAGTGAATGGCTCATGGATGGGGTCTGTCTCTGTCCCATCATCCATCCCTCATGCCTTCCGCTCACAGCTATCCCCATCTGCTGACCTCAGCATTGCTGTCTTCCTCATCATCACAG GTGTAGTGTCAGTAATTGGGAATGGGTTAGTATTGTTGGTTTATGGTCAGAGGAGAAAGAAGCTCAGAGCGCATGAGATGATGACCATCAATCTGGCTGTGTGTGATTTCGGCTACAGCCTGCTGGGGGCGCCATGTATCGTCATCTCGAG TCTGTCCCATGCATGGATTTTTGGTGAAACAGGATGTATATGGTATGGGGTTCAGGGCTTTGTTTTTGGGATTGGATCTCTCATCACCACCTGCCTCATTTCCCTTGACCGCTGCTTTAAGATCTGCAGCTTTCGATATG GTCAGTGGGTTGAAAGAAAACATGCCTCTCTGTCTGTCGCTTTGGTTTGGATCTATACATTGTTCTGGGCCTCACTTCCCATGTTTGGCTTTGGTAGTTATGGCCCCGAACCGTTTGGAACCAGCTGCACCATAAACTG GTGGAGGATGAAGTCATCACTTACTGATAGAGTCTATATATTCCTGATCCTGTCCCTCTGCTTTGGAGTTCCTACCCTTATTATCATCGCCTCATACCTTGCTATCCTAATCAGG GTGTATTGGTCTAGTCGCATTTTGGCTTCAATCCCTTCATCAACCGTCACTCACAACAGCAAAGATCTCCGACTGACAAAG ATCGCAGCAGTGGTGTGTTCCTCGTTTCTGATTGCCTGGACTCCATATGCGATTGTTTCGCTCTACTCTGCTGTTATGGCCAGAGAGGAACAGCCTGTGGAAGATGGGGGAACAGCCATCCCGGGTGGAATAGCAGGAACAGGGATTGGCCACGGTGGAGGGTTCCCTGATGTATTTGCCTTTCCCTTCCTCATTAACTGGACCTCTTCAGAGCAATTTGGAGATGTCTTTGGCTCCTGGAGGAACATGACCTCAAGTCATTCCCATTCAATAGGGCATCATGGTTCAAATGTCCATGGTTCTGGACATGGAGGAACAGGTGGACACCACTCACTTTCTGAGTCCATCTTGAAACCAGAGTTCTCACTTATCCCTGCTATTTTTGCCAAGTCTCACTGCATGATAAACCCCTTCATCTACCAGATCATGAACCGCGACTTCAGGGAGGATGTGTATGATCTCCTGTGCATTCGAGGAAAAGATGGAGAGAGAAGGAGGACAAGAAGCACAGACGGAAGCGATTCTGATG GGCACCGTGGGAGCGTCACTCTCTCTTATATCCACAGCTGGAGGAGAAGAAGCACATCAACCAGTCAGCCATCAGAGAAATGTGTGAAAAAAGAGTCCTCTCGCAAGAGCAGAGGAAAAAGAGGCTCCTGTCAGGATAATACGTCCGTCGGGTGGGCAACCTTGGATACTGCAACCTTAGACACGCAGGTCAACTTAGAAAGAGAGAAAGGAAAAGAGGTGGAAATAGAAGCCCAAAAAGATTTCAAAGAATCCCCCTCTAGCAGCTTGTTGACAGTCAAAGAGTGA